TGATTTGATTAGATGGTAGATTCAATTTCACAGTAGCTGGATTACAATTATTGTGGTAAATTTAAATGAACACATCTGAAATGATGCagctgtgtaattttttttaaagaaagatttTCTGTCAGTACCACTTTGTTTAAGCTGGTGAGTGTTTTTGCTAAAGTGTCATTTTGAGACTCTTTGATGCTACACAAAATCACAGAGTGATGTGATTAGTTGGTTTGCGTGTCAATCAGATGGCCCTTTCCTGCCAAAGTACGCACTTCTTAACCAGAAACGAGAAGCACAAGACCTCTGGCTTGGACGGGTAGACGGTGCTGTATCCACAAACtacaactataaaaaaaaaattataaagagaAAGATGAATCAGTGTTATAATTTGACCTCTTCCCGGTTCCAGGGACGCCGTTTGAAGCCATCCTGGTCATTCATATTTGAGTCCTGGTCCACTGGACTGGTTGATCCTGGGGGAACTTTCTGGTAGTTCAGACTGGCCTCGGGTATGTGCTGCACAAGCTGCAGGATAATCAGGCACGTTAAAAACAAGCAAAAGCAAACAAATAACTGTTTGAATTTAGGCTAAACTGagtctgaactgaactgaactgagactGGGGTGGGATTGGGTGCAGGGCAGCTGCTTAGTGAGGGCGTGTAGATGAACATGCTGAATGTGGTGTGAAAGGAAATAAAGGGGCTGAATGTTCACAGACATTCTTAAAAAGAGAACAAGGCCTGTAAATACTGCAGATACAGCACCGTCTACAGTTATTGGcacaaactataaaataaaagtgaaagtaaagcaGCCAGTGACACAGGAAATCCCAGCTATTTTAAATCCTGGCAGAGGGATAAACCTAGCTGTCCTCTGTCTATATCTGTGTTTAATCATATTGGCTGAGCCACTGGAAGCCGCAGGAGTGAAAGCCTGGATACTGAATTGTGTATTAATGCTCTAAAATTATTAAAAGTTATTCTGAGCTGCAGCTGTGATGCTCAATCCAAACAGATCAGAACGATCAGAATTTTTAAACACACCGGTTAATTAGCTAAGTGCATGTGACACATTAAGAGCTTATCtgtttaaaaacttcaaaaaagaGCATTAaatctcttattttctcttaatGTCAGACAGTAAGTTCATTTGTGCACCATATTCCTAAACTACTGTTACTACTTGTCAGTATACAGTAAGCATACGGTTCATAGAAAGACTGTTTGCACTGTTTTGCAGCTATTTGTGTGAACACACAGCCCAACCATGGGGAAGAGCATCATGCTTTCAGTGAGACAGATGGAGCTGCAGGAGTGAAACAAGGCATCATTATCGTCATCAGAATTCTTTCCACCATCAATATCAGTCCACAGAACTAATACTGAtcccacacacatgcacacacactcaaggCACAGTGTGTAAAAATGCTGCCGAGTGAAAATGAAAGATGTATTGTAGAGGCACCTGTGAGGTAAGGACCCCATGTAATGATGAATATGAGTTCTGCACAAAAGAGATACAACACAATACCCACAAGGTAAAAATGTTAAGTATTACTAATAAATCTGTCCTCCGATAGACAGCCCACAGTCCTATAACAGCTTAAACTCTAAATCTACACTGCAAATTTACACTGCAAACCACTTCAACTCTTGaaatataaacccttatactGCATTTTAACCCAATACACTCTAAACTAAACACTTAAACTCTATGACCAGTGTACCGGAGAGGAATTGAGCCTATTCTTGGACAACATTATCAATTGAAAGCAAAATTCTGATAAGTAAAATTCTGTTAAGATTATTATGCGTCAACTTGTCTGAGAAACTAGCTCTTTTATTACTTACTAAATAATTAGTATTGAATTTATGTATTATTAGTATTTATCGCTGAACAATAACAGTTGTGTTAACAAGGGATCAATAATTGACAATGGACAAAATTTGACAATAGACAATAGAAAAATTATATAATCAGGGttcaaatttccatgattttttcatgactttttcatgcgaaaatcaactaaaactataattaaaattgattatagtaggtctaaaatgaatcacatAAAACAGTTGacagtctttaataataatatgtgtgtcagatcctgagagctccattgtgtaggcataaattactgaattaactctgaattAAAGCTATTGaattgttagctcaaaatagataaccggaaacacaaagatttgtagaccaaatctCTATGACTTTTTCTAAaccttttgtgtatttttatttttccaaaacttatatAAACCTagatattgctattttcaaattccatgacttttccatgatttcatgaccgtacgaaccctatATAATTTTGGCGATGGTGTATTCACTGATGTGCTTATTAGGAGCTGCATTAGCATGTGTCAGCGTATGAGAAATGTCAGTCTATATCAGAGTAATGTTACTGGACCCACCTCCTCTCTGGCAGAGATGGTAGAAGCCGGAGTGTTGGGCATGGAGCCAGGAGAGGTGGTGGTTCCCATGCCTGAAGATGTCTGAGAGTCTCCATCTCCAGCTACATCATGTATTTCACGAGCAAGGATGGCCAGATCCTTGGCTAGATCTTGACTCAACCTGTAAAATCCACAAAATAAGCACAACTAAATACCTGACTGTGCAAGTTTTACATTGTTCTAATTGTTTGTTTTGCATGTGTTAAATGTTAGGTAACAATAAAAGCCATGCTCAAATTTAAAAGTGATCATTCCTGACTATTAGTTTCTTTAAGAGCAAACTTTGGAAAGTGCAGTATGTATATAACTTTTTTCAACCACTCTTTAGTGAGTACGTTTTACATAAGTTTTATACAAAAtacagagtttttttattttactaaattgaaaacctatgaaatataatcaagaggaagatggatgatcacaagccatcaaaccaagctgaactgcttgaatttttgcaccaggagtggcataaagttatccaaaagcagtgtgcaagactggtggaggagaacatgccaagatgcatgaaaactgtgattaaaaatcagagttattccaccaaatattgatttctgaactcttaaaactttatgaatatgaacttgttttctttgcattatttgaggtctgaaagctctgcatcttttttgttatttcagccaatacTTGTTATTTTCAgtcaatgctctaaatgacaatatttttattttaaatttgggagaaatgttttgttttgttataaatgtttatgttccgtagtttatagaataaaacaacaatgttaattttactcaaacatttacctacaaataacaaaatcagaaaaaatgatttagaaactcttattttttccagagctgtataatgtaatataatcttaATTTGACAAATTAGCAGAGAAAAACATTACACTGAATGTGAAGAGAAATTAAAGTAAGCGTTAACCTGGCAATCTCGGCACTGTGAGTAGACCAGTTTTGAAAGTGCTCGTTCTGAGActcatcctcctccacctccagagAGACGGGCTTCGGACGAGGCTGGGCGGTTTTCTGTGGTGTCTGGGTCTGTGTGGAGGCTGACGCATGAGAGCGTCTGTGTTTAGAGTTGGAACTGGTTTCAAACTCCTCCTCTGAGGTAGAAGAATAGTCTGAACCTTTCTGTCTGCGGCGAGAACCTGCAGTAAAAGTAGAGGAGGATTCACAGCAAATAATCTGTTATCATTAGAGTTCTTCTACCTCAGCCTGGAACCATGCAGTTTAATGCCCCCAATATAGAACAATTTCAGTAACATTTGAGTTAGGAATGTTTGCTTCTTTCAGCCTGAGCTGTTTCAGTCTTCAGTGGGTTCTTCATATCTCTCTTCATTAAAGCTATAGCAATGTTACAGAGAAAATTTAGAATTGACAGAAAGACAGTATAGTGAATGTCATTTTCCAGGTAAGGGTTAAGTCACAAAGTACTTATATATTATACTGGTATTTAGTGCCAAAATGGGTTGATGTGCCGAATTGTCACATTTTGAAAAACAGTCCAATAGAGATTTTCCACTGCTTGGTATGTATACAACTCAATTTCCTATTAGGCAAATTTTGCAACTAACCAGTAAGTTTATCTTATTAACTACTTGCCTACGTTTCAAGAGAGctgaataaaaactaaaatgtgaTCTGTAAACCTGCCAGAGTGCTGATTGGCCAAGAAGACTCGTCACTCAATGTAGTGCAGATATACAGCTCAAACTAGCCATTTGTATAATCTCCAGCTAAAATATTGATCACATCCACATCTGTTTTTATCTAACTAACAATAGCTTGTAAAGGTACACCATTGGTCTTTTGATGAGGTTTAATGTTTATTGGATGCATTTTAGGGGGATCTGTGGTATTGGATAACAAACCAGTATATTGAGTAGCATAGGTACCATAGGTACAGTGTAAAATACTGCATGTCATGGTCAAAGTGTATCTTAcggtaaaaatgtatttttatcttgataattcatttaaatagaaaatCTTTTAACTGCTCTAAAAGATGAGCCTTCATTGTTTTATTCGAGACCCTTACCTTAGTTATATTGGGATAGAAAAGGCTTAGAAACTTGCTGCTAAACTAGCAAAACTAGCTTGTAGATTGCAGGGCAACTACAGTGGCCAGAAAAAAGATTGTGAACCCTTATGCATAAATTCAGGGTTTCCTGCAGCAGTATTTAAGTAAAGCGGCTGCCTAAACAAGAATCGCACCCTAAACTCAAAAAGTCAGAGGTTTTTATTAGTCAAAGTAGCTCCAGCCTACACCTCCAAACTTGACACTTGAcaataaaaagcttttttaaggTCAATAACACAAGGAATAAATGCCCAGCATGTACCCTGTAGAGAACAAATTTGGTTATACTCACTGGTTGTAGTACTGTGCTTAGGCTGGGTGGTGCGTGTGCGGGTAGAGGGATGTGTGCCTTTCCCAGTGGCCTGTTTTGGTTCTCCTGAAGACAACCTTCGCCCAGTATTGTTTGTTTCAGCAGGACGGCTGGGTACGCCAGGTTTACCAGTAGTTGATTCATTATCACTGGGAGCAGTGAAGGATCCTGTCCGCTTGCGGGGCATGGCCAGAATATCAAGCCTTGACAGCTTCTTTGCATCGCCGGGGATCTTTGTTTGCTCTGAACTCTGTGAGCCACGGTCAGTTTCTGCACCTTCGTTGTCTGAAGTCTCTCCTAGGCGAGCTCGGCGCAGCATAGAGGCTCGGGTGGGTCTGGGGGCTGAAAGACTGTTGGATCGAGTCAACACTTGGTTATTTGCTTTGTTTGACTTGCTGGAATCTTCTTTTTGCAGGGGTGCAGTCAGCTTCTTGCGGCTGGCCGGCCGTGAGGCCGATTCGTGGTCGGACGATGCAGCGTCAGTCCACTGCTGCTGGCCGTGGCTCTGCTGGTTCTCAGAGAGATCTAATGAACCACGGTTACCGGCACTGCGTCGTAACTGAAGGCGGCGGGCTGACTCAGCTTTTCCGGCATTTTCTGCAGTGGGGTGGCTGCGACGTTTCTCTGAAAGTCGCTCACGTGCAGTTGGCTGTCTGTTTTTCTCCTGGGTGGAGGCACTGGAGGATTTGTCCTTACGGGCTGTGCTTGCGGTTGTCCGTTTCTTGGGCACGCTGATGGGGACATTTTTACTGCTGACCAAGCTCACAGTACTAGCAGTGTCTACGTCTGATTCACCAGACAGAGACTCGTCTGCTTTTCCAGGCGGGCTCACCTTTTTAGACCGCTGAGTGGGCGCTGATTGCTTTCCCTCTGGAGACACCAAAGACCTCTTTTCTTTGGGTAAAGCAGAAGAATCTCTGTCACTTCCTTCTGTGCCCAAGTTCCTTAAGGTGGGGTGACTAGAGATGTGTGGAAGCCTCTTGACTTGGATGTTGTCACTAGGCCGATCTTTGGTGAAGCTCTCTTGACGGACGAAAGAGGACGACTGGAGCTCTTTGGTGGGAACTGCATCCCTGTCTTGGGTCTGGAGGTTGGGTGCTGAGGAGTTGGGCTTGACTGGCCTCCTGGGCTCATGGCTACTCAGGTGTCGTATTAAGACAGTGGTTGGAGGCATCTTGGGAGAAAGATCTCTCTCAGTCTGGGACAGAACAGGACTTCGGGAAGTATCTGACTTGCAGGAGCCGTCCTCCGAACCAATATAGAAAGAAGTAGATTTAGGTGTGGCTGCAGAGGTATCCTGACTCCTAGAATGAGGTGCATTTTCAAGAGGTGAGGTTGCAGCAGTTCCACGTCGGCTTTGATTCCTTGCGCTCCTGTCAAGGATAGAGCTGTCATCCGAGCGGCTGGTGTCACTCAGGCTGTCGTGATCAACATCGTCTTGGACACGCAATCTCTGGCTAGAGTCCTGCTGCTGTGGTGCTCTGGAGCCTCGTTCTGGAGGTTCATGATCCAGGTTTGGTTCGTGCCGTATTAAGATGCTTGGTGTGGAGCTGTCCTGCTTTTCTCCAGTAAGTGGGACCTGGGGAAGAAGTCTTCTGGTCCTGGAGCTATGACTGCACTCTGATTCTGAATGATCCAAACTTTGACTCATCATTACAACTCTGCCATCTGCAAAACCAACATAGTTTAATTCTGGTGCACTTCAAAGATGATAATGTACAGATGtgcttttataatgttttatgctATATGTTCCACCATGTTGGACTCTAGGACTAGTGAGAGTATATAAAAGCATCACATTTAAATGATCCTGCTGATCACCTAATGTTTAGTAATGAAAATGCTACTCTAAGTTAAAGAAAATATTGAAACTACCATGAACTGGCATGAGGAGagtctgtaaataaaatacattacctCTGGTAACAATTCCGCCTTGTGGTGAAGTGCCGGGAGGTGCCTGTGTTCCAGGTTCGGTATACGTGTCTGCCAGGCTTGCCCACCGAGACACCCATTTAGGTCCCCCCAGCTCAGCACTTCCCTAAATTCAATAAGAAACATTCATGCAATGATAGCGTTGTCTCACCTTATTACCTATGATTTTAAAATCTTGATTTCTCGTATCCAGTGAATATTAAATACCTGCATCATGTCAGCAGGATCACCACTGAGGCACGGGCCAAGTTCTTGTGCTGATGGTGGCATGAGGTCAACAGGTCCACCCGGTGAATGACTATAGATTGCTTGCTCATTAATCACAGGCCTGTAAACCCCAACGGTTTGACCACTGTATTCAGGGGCATCCAGCACCCCAAATACCTGTATGTATacatgtgtacatatatataaatagtgattaaacattatttaaaacttTAGCGGTATGATAAATACTACTATACAACAATCTATACTGTAGATATATACATGCAAAATTACCCCATGCACAGTTATCAAAGCAGGGCCCATGTTTGTTGGAAATAAGATCACTTATATTTACAGAACATTATCTCTCAGTTAAATACCtatttaggacagttccagagaAATTGTTTGGTACCAAACGTAGGTAAAAGCAAGTAAGAGAGACTCTGGCTTTAAAAAAAAGCCTCTAAGCTATAAGCCTAAATGGTTTATTGAGCACAAGAAAGTCACTGTATTGTAAAATAAGatggtaaaataagaaaaagaagcaTGCCTGGGCTGAGAAGCTGTCTATAGCATGTCTTTACATGATACACTTTTAACATgaattaaaacttttattttttattttttcacctgaTCAATCATGCTCCGAGCCTCCTCCACCTCTTTATCCTGAGACTCGGTCTCAATAGTGTAGGTACCAGCATCACTCAAGCTATCCTCCTCCTCTGTGCGAACTGCCCTGGATGCCTTAGGATCTACCCCTGTGACTCCCAGTGGAGAAAATTGAGGCACTGCCGAGCGCCCAGGGGAGGCACTAGAGACTGAACCCAGAGCAGGAGGGTGGGATGGGATGGGGATAGGGACGGTCACAGGAACGGATGCAGAGACAGGTAGAAGTGGCTGGGGCATTATAGGTAGTTGGGACGGAGAGGACGGGTAGGACACAGAGGAGGGCCCGTGAGGTTCGGCTGGGGAGGGCAGATGAGTGTGAGATGGGGACATCATCACTGGCGGTGCAGACATGGGTGGCGGGGATGTCCGTTCTGAGTCCATAAGAAACTCAGAAGCAAACTCTTGAGCCAGTTTGGACTTCTTGCCAATGCTGCCGAAAGGCTTGATGGTAATAGCCGGAGAGGAGCGAGAGGACGGGCCGGAGGAGGAAGGGGATGAGCTGCTCTTGCTCATCGCCTCCTCAGTTTTCTCCCTCTTCAGAGAGCTGGACCTTTGGGGACCACTGTTACTGGAGCCTTTTAGAGGGACTGTAATTTGCTGGGTGGGAGGAATATGTCCATGAATAGAGGCGGGCCTTTCGCCATGAACTCCACCCTTACGGCGCTCCAGCTTGGCCTTGAGGGCAGAATAGGTATCAGCGTGTGCTGGATTGTGGGTAAAAGACTGCGAACGCTTCTTTCTGGGA
This genomic interval from Astyanax mexicanus isolate ESR-SI-001 chromosome 1, AstMex3_surface, whole genome shotgun sequence contains the following:
- the cep170bb gene encoding centrosomal protein of 170 kDa protein B isoform X2 — encoded protein: MSVTSWFLVSSSGTRHRLPREMIFVGREDCELMLQSRSVDKQHAVINYNPATDEHLVKDLGSLNGTFVNDLRIPDQTYITLKLSDIVRFGYDSHVYVLERSEHKVPEEALKHEKYTSQLQMGLKSSEDKRPELQDEKSKLDKSERKSLTDAPVPRPTPLYGQPSWWGEDDSGKDPQMEGPKTDDCRSDLQKEGPVAETEVNGSLQEFRDSQGKSVFLYNREPSYFEIPTKEVQTHPKSLTVELNDIPTKDTDSPPTSTPPVVQSHASFTIEFDECTPGKITIKDHVTKFSSRQRGKQQQGGKPLGAAPTEVLSAESKVADWLVQSDVSMMRRRPPCDDVYSTKSDLAMQIKTLKGHHHEDGTQSDSEDPVMKGKRSKSQHSIQSQQSVQSQQSVQSHQSVQSIQSHQSVQSHQSVVTKISGPPSSMPHQPSVYSQEAYHPQAFSPPKQAQDLPIGPEGTDERPVQEKPPPTQSQEKSGHPENLIQQAFIIEFFDDNPRKKRSQSFTHNPAHADTYSALKAKLERRKGGVHGERPASIHGHIPPTQQITVPLKGSSNSGPQRSSSLKREKTEEAMSKSSSSPSSSGPSSRSSPAITIKPFGSIGKKSKLAQEFASEFLMDSERTSPPPMSAPPVMMSPSHTHLPSPAEPHGPSSVSYPSSPSQLPIMPQPLLPVSASVPVTVPIPIPSHPPALGSVSSASPGRSAVPQFSPLGVTGVDPKASRAVRTEEEDSLSDAGTYTIETESQDKEVEEARSMIDQVFGVLDAPEYSGQTVGVYRPVINEQAIYSHSPGGPVDLMPPSAQELGPCLSGDPADMMQGSAELGGPKWVSRWASLADTYTEPGTQAPPGTSPQGGIVTRDGRVVMMSQSLDHSESECSHSSRTRRLLPQVPLTGEKQDSSTPSILIRHEPNLDHEPPERGSRAPQQQDSSQRLRVQDDVDHDSLSDTSRSDDSSILDRSARNQSRRGTAATSPLENAPHSRSQDTSAATPKSTSFYIGSEDGSCKSDTSRSPVLSQTERDLSPKMPPTTVLIRHLSSHEPRRPVKPNSSAPNLQTQDRDAVPTKELQSSSFVRQESFTKDRPSDNIQVKRLPHISSHPTLRNLGTEGSDRDSSALPKEKRSLVSPEGKQSAPTQRSKKVSPPGKADESLSGESDVDTASTVSLVSSKNVPISVPKKRTTASTARKDKSSSASTQEKNRQPTARERLSEKRRSHPTAENAGKAESARRLQLRRSAGNRGSLDLSENQQSHGQQQWTDAASSDHESASRPASRKKLTAPLQKEDSSKSNKANNQVLTRSNSLSAPRPTRASMLRRARLGETSDNEGAETDRGSQSSEQTKIPGDAKKLSRLDILAMPRKRTGSFTAPSDNESTTGKPGVPSRPAETNNTGRRLSSGEPKQATGKGTHPSTRTRTTQPKHSTTTSSRRRQKGSDYSSTSEEEFETSSNSKHRRSHASASTQTQTPQKTAQPRPKPVSLEVEEDESQNEHFQNWSTHSAEIARLSQDLAKDLAILAREIHDVAGDGDSQTSSGMGTTTSPGSMPNTPASTISAREELVQHIPEASLNYQKVPPGSTSPVDQDSNMNDQDGFKRRPWNREEVILDNLMLNPVSQLSQAIRENTEQLAEKMKALFHNKTEVWEEIEAKINAENEVPILKTSNKEISSILQELRRVQRQLEVINTIVEPGGTLKLPSEPAAPAAKSKPSSREFSSSAGANANASAKKGSRGKETERYGV
- the cep170bb gene encoding centrosomal protein of 170 kDa protein B isoform X1; translation: MSVTSWFLVSSSGTRHRLPREMIFVGREDCELMLQSRSVDKQHAVINYNPATDEHLVKDLGSLNGTFVNDLRIPDQTYITLKLSDIVRFGYDSHVYVLERSEHKVPEEALKHEKYTSQLQMGLKSSEDKRPELQDEKSKLDKSERKSLTDAPVPRPTPLYGQPSWWGEDDSGKDPQMEGPKTDDCRSDLQKEGPVAETEVNGSLQEFRDSQGKSVFLYNREPSYFEIPTKEVQTHPKSLTVELNDIPTKDTDSPPTSTPPVVQSHASFTIEFDECTPGKITIKDHVTKFSSRQRGKQQQGGKPLGAAPTEVLSAESKVADWLVQSDVSMMRRRPPCDDVYSTKSDLAMQIKTLKGHHHEDGTQSDSEDPVMKGKRSKSQHSIQSQQSVQSQQSVQSHQSVQSIQSHQSVQSHQSVVTKISGPPSSMPHQPSVYSQEAYHPQAFSPPKQAQDLPIGPEGTDERPVQEKPPPTQSQEKSGHPENLIQQAFIIEFFDDNPRKKRSQSFTHNPAHADTYSALKAKLERRKGGVHGERPASIHGHIPPTQQITVPLKGSSNSGPQRSSSLKREKTEEAMSKSSSSPSSSGPSSRSSPAITIKPFGSIGKKSKLAQEFASEFLMDSERTSPPPMSAPPVMMSPSHTHLPSPAEPHGPSSVSYPSSPSQLPIMPQPLLPVSASVPVTVPIPIPSHPPALGSVSSASPGRSAVPQFSPLGVTGVDPKASRAVRTEEEDSLSDAGTYTIETESQDKEVEEARSMIDQVFGVLDAPEYSGQTVGVYRPVINEQAIYSHSPGGPVDLMPPSAQELGPCLSGDPADMMQGSAELGGPKWVSRWASLADTYTEPGTQAPPGTSPQGGIVTRDGRVVMMSQSLDHSESECSHSSRTRRLLPQVPLTGEKQDSSTPSILIRHEPNLDHEPPERGSRAPQQQDSSQRLRVQDDVDHDSLSDTSRSDDSSILDRSARNQSRRGTAATSPLENAPHSRSQDTSAATPKSTSFYIGSEDGSCKSDTSRSPVLSQTERDLSPKMPPTTVLIRHLSSHEPRRPVKPNSSAPNLQTQDRDAVPTKELQSSSFVRQESFTKDRPSDNIQVKRLPHISSHPTLRNLGTEGSDRDSSALPKEKRSLVSPEGKQSAPTQRSKKVSPPGKADESLSGESDVDTASTVSLVSSKNVPISVPKKRTTASTARKDKSSSASTQEKNRQPTARERLSEKRRSHPTAENAGKAESARRLQLRRSAGNRGSLDLSENQQSHGQQQWTDAASSDHESASRPASRKKLTAPLQKEDSSKSNKANNQVLTRSNSLSAPRPTRASMLRRARLGETSDNEGAETDRGSQSSEQTKIPGDAKKLSRLDILAMPRKRTGSFTAPSDNESTTGKPGVPSRPAETNNTGRRLSSGEPKQATGKGTHPSTRTRTTQPKHSTTTSSRRRQKGSDYSSTSEEEFETSSNSKHRRSHASASTQTQTPQKTAQPRPKPVSLEVEEDESQNEHFQNWSTHSAEIARLSQDLAKDLAILAREIHDVAGDGDSQTSSGMGTTTSPGSMPNTPASTISAREENSYSSLHGVLTSQLVQHIPEASLNYQKVPPGSTSPVDQDSNMNDQDGFKRRPWNREEVILDNLMLNPVSQLSQAIRENTEQLAEKMKALFHNKTEVWEEIEAKINAENEVPILKTSNKEISSILQELRRVQRQLEVINTIVEPGGTLKLPSEPAAPAAKSKPSSREFSSSAGANANASAKKGSRGKETERYGV
- the cep170bb gene encoding centrosomal protein of 170 kDa protein B isoform X3, translating into MSVTSWFLVSSSGTRHRLPREMIFVGREDCELMLQSRSVDKQHAVINYNPATDEHLVKDLGSLNGTFVNDLRIPDQTYITLKLSDIVRFGYDSHVYVLERSEHKVPEEALKHEKYTSQLQMGLKSSEDKRPELQDEKSKLDKSERKSLTDAPVPRPTPLYGQPSWWGEDDSGKDPQMEGPKTDDCRSDLQKEGPVAETEVNGSLQEFRDSQGKSVFLYNREPSYFEIPTKEVQTHPKSLTVELNDIPTKDTDSPPTSTPPVVQSHASFTIEFDECTPGKITIKDHVTKFSSRQRGKQQQGGKPLGAAPTEVLSAESKVADWLVQSDVSMMRRRPPCDDVYSTKSDLAMQIKTLKGHHHEDGTQSDSEDPVMKGKRSKSQHSIQSQQSVQSQQSVQSHQSVQSIQSHQSVQSHQSVVTKISGPPSSMPHQPSVYSQEAYHPQAFSPPKQAQDLPIGPEGTDERPVQEKPPPTQSQEKSGHPENLIQQAFIIEFFDDNPRKKRSQSFTHNPAHADTYSALKAKLERRKGGVHGERPASIHGHIPPTQQITVPLKGSSNSGPQRSSSLKREKTEEAMSKSSSSPSSSGPSSRSSPAITIKPFGSIGKKSKLAQEFASEFLMDSERTSPPPMSAPPVMMSPSHTHLPSPAEPHGPSSVSYPSSPSQLPIMPQPLLPVSASVPVTVPIPIPSHPPALGSVSSASPGRSAVPQFSPLGVTGVDPKASRAVRTEEEDSLSDAGTYTIETESQDKEVEEARSMIDQVFGVLDAPEYSGQTVGVYRPVINEQAIYSHSPGGPVDLMPPSAQELGPCLSGDPADMMQGSAELGGPKWVSRWASLADTYTEPGTQAPPGTSPQGGIVTRDGRVVMMSQSLDHSESECSHSSRTRRLLPQVPLTGEKQDSSTPSILIRHEPNLDHEPPERGSRAPQQQDSSQRLRVQDDVDHDSLSDTSRSDDSSILDRSARNQSRRGTAATSPLENAPHSRSQDTSAATPKSTSFYIGSEDGSCKSDTSRSPVLSQTERDLSPKMPPTTVLIRHLSSHEPRRPVKPNSSAPNLQTQDRDAVPTKELQSSSFVRQESFTKDRPSDNIQVKRLPHISSHPTLRNLGTEGSDRDSSALPKEKRSLVSPEGKQSAPTQRSKKVSPPGKADESLSGESDVDTASTVSLVSSKNVPISVPKKRTTASTARKDKSSSASTQEKNRQPTARERLSEKRRSHPTAENAGKAESARRLQLRRSAGNRGSLDLSENQQSHGQQQWTDAASSDHESASRPASRKKLTAPLQKEDSSKSNKANNQVLTRSNSLSAPRPTRASMLRRARLGETSDNEGAETDRGSQSSEQTKIPGDAKKLSRLDILAMPRKRTGSFTAPSDNESTTGKPGVPSRPAETNNTGRRLSSGEPKQATGKGTHPSTRTRTTQPKHSTTTSSRRRQKGSDYSSTSEEEFETSSNSKHRRSHASASTQTQTPQKTAQPRPKPVSLEVEEDESQNEHFQNWSTHSAEIARLSQDLAKDLAILAREIHDVAGDGDSQTSSGMGTTTSPGSMPNTPASTISAREEVILDNLMLNPVSQLSQAIRENTEQLAEKMKALFHNKTEVWEEIEAKINAENEVPILKTSNKEISSILQELRRVQRQLEVINTIVEPGGTLKLPSEPAAPAAKSKPSSREFSSSAGANANASAKKGSRGKETERYGV